The following are encoded in a window of Conger conger chromosome 19, fConCon1.1, whole genome shotgun sequence genomic DNA:
- the LOC133119110 gene encoding dynamin-1-like protein: MEALIPVINKLQDVFNTVGADIIQLPQIAVVGTQSSGKSSVLESLVGRDLLPRGTGVVTRRPLILQLVNADPDDRRKTGEENGVGSEEWGKFLHTKNKIYTDFDEIRQEIENETERISGSNKGISDEPIHLKVFSPHVVNLTLLDLPGITKVPVGDQPKDIELQIRELIIKHISNPNCIILAVTAANTDMATSEALKLAREVDPDGRRTLAVVTKLDLMDAGTDAMDVLLGRVIPVKLGLIGVVNRSQLDINRKKCVADAIRDEFAFLQKKYPSLANRNGTKYLARTLNRLLMHHIRDCLPGLKTRINVLAAQYQSLLSSYGQPVEDHSATLLQLVTKFAAEYCNTIEGTAKYIETAELCGGARICYIFHETFGRTLESVDPLGGLTTIDVLTAIRNATGPRPALFVPEVSFELLVKRQVKRLEEPSLRCVELVHEEMQRIIQHCSNYSTQELLRFPKLHDAIVEVVTSLLRKRLPVTNEMVHNLVAIELAYINTKHPDFADACGLMNSNIEEQRRNRMRELPAAVPRDKGDPEAGGGAWRGMLKKGEEPHEDRGKATPPLPASPQKGHAINLLDVPVPVSRKLSPREQRDCEVIERLIKSYFLIVRKNIQDSVPKAVMHFLVNHVKDSLQSELVGQLYKSGLLDDLLTESEDMAQRRNEAADMLKALQKASHVIGEIRETHLW, from the exons CAGTGGCAAGAGCTCGGTGTTGGAGAGCCTGGTGGGGCGGGACCTGTTGCCGCGGGGAACGGGCGTCGTCACGCGCCGGCCGCTCATCCTGCAGCTGGTGAACGCGGACCCGGACGACCGCAGGAAGACGGGCGAAGAGAACG GAGTGGGCAGCGAGGAGTGGGGGAAGTTTCTTCACACCAAAAACAAG ATATACACAGACTTCGACGAAATCAGGCAAGAGATcgaaaatgaaactgaaagaaTATCTGGCAGTAACAAG GGTATCAGTGACGAGCCCATTCACCTGAAGGTCTTCTCTCCTCACGTGGTGAACCTCACGCTGCTGGACCTCCCAGGAATCACCAAG gtcCCGGTGGGAGACCAGCCCAAAGACATCGAGCTGCAGATCCGGGAGCTGATCATCAAGCACATCAGCAACCCCAACTGCATCATCCTGGCGGTCACGGCCGCCAACACCGACATGGCCACCTCCGAGGCGCTGAAGCTGGCCCGCGAAGTGGACCCCGACG GACGCAGAACCCTGGCCGTCGTCACCAAGCTGGACCTGATGGACGCCGGGACGGACGCCATGGACGTGCTGCTGGGCCGGGTCATCCCCGTCAAACTGGGCCTCATCGGCGTGGTCAACAG GAGTCAGTTAGACATCAACAGGAAGAAGTGTGTGGCTGACGCTATCCGGGATGAGTTCGCCTTCCTGCAGAAGAAGTACCCCTCTCTCGCCAACAGAAACGGAACCAAATACCTGGCCAGGACCTTGAACAG GCTGCTGATGCACCACATCCGGGACTGCCTGCCGGGGCTGAAGACGCGCATCAACGTGCTGGCGGCGCAGTACCAGTCCCTGCTCAGCAGCTACGGCCAGCCCGTGGAGGACCACAGCGCCACCCTGCTGCAGCTCGTCACCAAGTTCGCCGCCGAATACTGCAACACCATCGAGGGCACCGCCAAGTACATCGAGACGGCCGAGCT GTGTGGCGGGGCCAGGATCTGTTACATATTCCACGAGACGTTCGGCCGGACGCTGGAGTCGGTGGACCCGCTGGGAGGACTCACCACCATAGACGTGCTGACCGCGATCCGGAACGCAACG ggcccccgccccgccctcttCGTGCCTGAGGTGTCCTTCGAGCTGCTGGTGAAGAGGCAGGTGAAGCGTCTGGAGGAGCCCAGCCTGCGCTGTGTGGAGCTGGTGCACGAGGAGATGCAGCGAATCATCCAGCACTGCAGCaactacagcacacag GAGCTTCTGCGCTTCCCAAAGCTGCACGACGCCATAGTTGAAGTGGTGACCTCCCTCCTCCGGAAAAGGCTGCCTGTGACCAACGAGATG GTGCACAACCTGGTGGCCATCGAGCTGGCCTACATCAACACCAAGCACCCGGACTTCGCCGACGCCTGCGGACTGATGAACAGCAACATCGAG GAGCAGAGGCGGAACAGGATGAGGGAGCTCCCCGCGGCCGTCCCGAGAGACAAG GGGGACCCggaggccgggggcggggcctggaggGGCATGCTGAAGAAGGGGGAGGAGCCTCACGAGGACCGGGGCAAGGCCACGCCCCCTCTCCCCGCCAGCCCGCAGAAGGGGCACGCCATCAACCTGCTGGACGTG CCGGTTCCAGTCTCCAGGAAGCTCTCGCCTCGGGAGCAGCGCGACTGCGAGGTCATCGAGAGGCTCATCAAGTCCTACTTCCTCATCGTCCGGAAAAATATCCAGGACAG CGTGCCCAAGGCGGTGATGCACTTCCTGGTGAACCACGTGAAGGACAGCCTGCAGAGTGAGCTGGTGGGGCAGCTGTACAAGTCAGGCTTGCTGGACGACCTGCTGACTGAGTCTGAGGACATGGCCCAGAGACGCAACGAGGCTGCGGACATGCTGAag gcCCTGCAGAAAGCCAGCCACGTGATCGGCGAAATAAGAGAGACGCACCTGTGGTGA